The genomic segment AAATTACCACTCAAAatttggttgtgatttgaaTCTTGCTATGTTTCAAAAAACTTTATCCGTTTCCttgtaacaaaagaaaaacagaaatggTTGTAGAACAAAGATAGTTTCTTCCATCATTATGaatgattataaaaattttgGTTTGCTGTTTTGTGCCATCAtccttgctctctctctctctctcgctctctttctctctcgatTCTCTTATCCCAACTTTTGAGCCCCCACCACCGTGTCTCCTTAAAGCAGCACCCGAAATCTTTGGTTTGAGGTGAAACTCGCTCTAGCATGTTTGgttttcaatgataaaattaatttctactCTTATACCATTTTGAAACCAGTTATTGGTTTCGATTTTCTGTGTTCAGgagtataaataaaaaccattcTAATGGTAAGTATATTTACCACGCACTTTTGGTCTGATTTCATTATGGAATCAATTAGTTGCTCCTGCTGATATTGTTTGCTGCTAGATTTTGAATCTTGTGTTTCTTGTTGGCGTGATTATTGTAATTTCAAGTAGTAAACATATTGAACTCAAGCTTGCTTTGTTTTCTGAGTTTTTTTATTGCCGCTTATCTTTCTGATTTAACAATTTTAGCTCTGATATGTCTGCAGGATGAGTGCTGATGCATAACACAGAAGGAGCATGTTCAGATTTTTCCGATATTTGATTGTGGAGTCCCAAAGTTTGCCCATTCCTGTACACAACTATTGCCTTCCTGTAATTGCTCTTTTGGTTTGATGTAGTTACATGACATTCTGCAACAGGATTAAGATCAGTCAGATGGAGAGACCTTCCTCGGTTTAAAGATCTGAAGCAACATGTCATTAGCCATTTTCAATGGAAAAAACGAAATTAGAAAAGCTAGATTGCCAGTTTAATTGCTATAATTGCCTAATTGGTTATCTGAATGCAGATTGCATTTGGAATGGTAATGGCGACTGGAATGTAAACTGATATTGGCTCTATGGCTTGTGTGtagaataaaaacaattgtaacACTGGTTGGTATAACAATGCAGTAAAAGAGATCACAGTAACTCGATGTGTAGCTGCTTACTCACGAAGAAGAAAGCATTGAAGCAGCCTCGTGAACATTGATCCGCGTGAAACAGGACAGTGTATTAGACCCCTGAGTGGCGCATTTTGAAAACTAAACATTTTTTCAAGAATGACAACGCCGTGAAACAGCATAGAGTCGATCGGACGTGTTTAAACAAGGCAATGAAGCATGAAGTTTCCACATGCGGTCGAAGCACAAGAGTGTTGATATAATTTCTTAGAGATTCTCGTcgatttttagttttcaaatcCCTCTCTCGTAGAGATCAAATCTCCTTTGGTCAAGTAAATCATTTTTCAGGGTGAAAAATATTGCAACTTTCACGTCCCACTTCCTTTTCTCGTATGCTGCGGTGTCCATCACCAGTATTTTCCGAAAGCTGATTCTTTGCCACAAAGTCCAAAAAGAGAGGCAAAGGAGAAAGTGGCAGTTCCACGTGCTCCCTCTCTTTGCCTACCAAATTAAACCGCCCCTTCAATAATTAACAATTTAACACCGTAGTGGGGATGGAGGGATGTGTGTAATGACGGGCATtcctgttttaaaaaaacaagaactcattctaaaattaatctattttatatttttgttttgttcttacaATCAAAGTACCCAATATCACTAGTGTAATATAATATAAGACAGGATTCTGGCATTTCCCATGGAAACAGTACTGGTGGGCAGTAGTGGACAACAACGTGGACTAACACCGACAATCTCAAAGCTTAGGCATCATCATAAACTCCCTCCTCCTCACTCTCTCTTCCCCACTTCAACAACCACCTGCACATCAGCCGTTACATTCGCTTCCAGGTTCTTCTTTCTCAACCATCACTCGACCATGACTTTTTTACTTCTGCTTCTTGATTGAGTTTAGGTAGGAAATATTAATTTGTGAATCAGCTGGTTGCAGTTTTGAAACAACAAGTTCATGTTAGTTCAGTTTTATATGTGATGCATGCATGCGGAAGCGTACCCactttctgaaatttttttgacCTATTAATTCTATTGATATAGGAatcattattttgatatctaaGATCATGTAGCATCCTTCATTCCCTTTAATTACTGAAGCAGTGCTTCATTTGtccatgacttttttttttaattgtgcttCTTTCACTgtttaattgattgaatttcTATTCAAACTTTGGCATGCAGAAAGAGGAGGCTTAATAAGAAGTTAAGTTGCAGGGGATTAATGTCAAAAATGGCTGATCATGATCAAGCTAAGGTAGTCGCTGCTGATGTTGTCTCGGGGGATATGATTTTTCAGCCTATCTTGGAGGATGGGATTTTTCGATTTGATTGTTCTGCAGAAGCTAGAGCTGCTTCATATCCCAGCCTTTCATTCATCCGTAGCAAAGATAGGGACACGCCAATCATGAGTCACAGTGTTCCTTCATATACCCCTACGTATGAATGTGTTTCTGGGAAGCAGATTGTTAAATTCGAGGTGGGTAGTTACAGATTTCCCGTAGTTGTACCTATCTAAATGtaaatttgaaatcttttatgtTCATATTTTTGAGTTATTCCGAGTTTGACAGCTTACAATTTGTTTGGGGGTTTAGTTTCCTGATGGTACCACCTTTTATGGAACTGGAGAAGTTAGTGGACAGCTTGAGAGGACCGGAAAAAGAGTAAGTGCTTTTGTTTGATGCAACAGCcatgattgatttgttttttgtatgtGGTTCTTTATATAGAAGATTTTTTAATGTAGGTTTTCACATGGAACACGGATGCATGGGGTTATGGTCCTGGAACTACATCATTGTACCAGTCACATCCTTGGGTGCTGGCTGTTCTTCCAAATGGAGAGGCGTTAGGGGTTCTTGCAGACACCACGCTACGCTGTGAGGTGATGTGCCAataatgaaaacattttttattgttttatcccTTGTATGTTTccctaattttaaatttcacccTTACCATCAATAAGCAGATTGATCTGAGGAAGGAATCAATAATTCAGTTCATTGCTCCCTCATCGTACCCTGTTGTTACATTTGGTCTTTTTGCTTCTCCCACAGATGTTCTGAAATCTTTGTCTCACGCCATTGGTAACTTCCTAAccattttagatttgatttgctTCTTGAATCTGTTCTCTGGTTCAATTGCTTTTTTTATGGATGTCCTGTTAATTGTCTGCTCATTTCATGTGTTATTGCATTTGTTCCATTTACTTATTGTGTGTGtttatggaaagaaaaatatattgtaaaaaatGGACTCTTACTTTACTGTTACAGTTAGCGAGGATTTTTGGTGACTTGAtctttgttttttgggttttggaaTTGTTTTGGTGTTTCTGATGTTTTGATCTGGGGTTTCTTATGTGATAATGGCTTTTGTTATGAGCATGTAGAGAGGCTTGTGGAGAAATTAGAGAGTAGAGAAATGGGAATCAGTGTATATCCTCTTCCTTGGCAAATAATAGTGGAGGGGTAATGGCAAATTGACTTTTGAATTGGCTAAAACGAACAGAAATATGTGCGGGAAGAGGAGGGAATATAAAAGGTTGAAATGATGGAGTGGGCTGCATAATGATGGCGGCTTAACTGCCATGAAACAGTTGGGATCTTGCTAGGGGCAGGCTCCTAAGATGATGGGGGCATGGAACCTTGCCAAAATgagaatttgaattaatttggcATTACTGACAAGGGTTTTCAGTTCACAATGGATggctttcttctttccttttttttttatccttaaatttgGAACATCTAAgactattttattatatttgaaaaaatctgGTTTGCTAGTTGTTTATGCTGTGTCACTTTCCTCAGGAACTGTTTTTATGCCTCCAAAATGGTCGTTAGGCTATCAACAATGCCGGTGGAGCTATGATTCAGATGAGAGAGTTCGCGAGGTGTGCTTTTTTAGGATTCATGCATGTAAAATGTTAACTATTGCAGGATTTCAAGCTAGCCCCCTGTCCTGATCTCTTCTTCTTAGCTGTGGAAAGACAGTTTTCAGTGTTATCTTCCCAAAGTTCTGTTCACCCCATATTAGAGGCCCTCAATTGCTTAAAATTGTTTACTCCATTCATATTATTTGACATTGTATATCCGTTCTGGCTGCTGAGCCTTGTAAATTTGCAGATTGCCAGAACTTTTCGAGAGAAGGGCATACCATGTGATGTTATATGGATGGATATTGACTACATGGATGGCTTTCGCTGTTTCACATTTGACCAGGCATGTGCTTTGCTTGAATGATCCTTTGTTGACAAGTTCATTGTATTTGAGAAGAgggtttggatttttatttgggGTGGGAAGGGGTTTCACTAATACAAAGGACATCAGTTTAGTTTCGATGTTTAATGAGGGGCAGATAAAggaaatatttattgaattataatgTCATATTATAAGTTTATAACTAATATTTCCAGGAACGTTTTCGAGATCCACAATCTTTGGTAAAAGATCTCCATGATGATGGATTTAAAGCGATTTGGATGCTTGACCCTGGTatcaagaaagaagaaggatATTTGATCTATGACAGTGGTTCTGAAAATGATGCATGGATCAAGAAAGCAGATGGGGAGCCATTTGTTGGTATGAATGTAGCATAGCATGCTTTAGTAATTACCCTTAATTTTCTTACATTTACATTGACAAGTTATGGTTTTATTACCACGTCCAGGGGAGGTATGGCCTGGGCCCTGTGTTTTTCCTGATTTCACACAATCAAAAGTTCGCGCTTGGTGGGCTCTTTTAGTTAAAGATTTTACATCTAATGGTGTTGATGGCATATGGAATGATATGAATGAGCCAGCTGTTTTCAAAGTAATTCTATGCTTCTTTCTCAAGCCTTCCATTTCTGGCTGTCATTTCTTGGTCTCATTACTTTGCTTTTCAGACTGTTACAAAGACGATGCCTGAGAGCAATTTACATCTAGGAGATGAAGAAATTGGAGGTTGTCAGAATCACTCACACTATCACAATGTATTCCCCCAAaactttaatctttttttccccGTGGCAAGATAATGATATCTAAGAATGGGATGCCAgtgctattattttcttcagtaTTATGCATTCTTGCCAGCAACCCTCTGGAAGAACTATTTCGTCTAATTTATGAACTGCTTGCTCTTCTGATGGTTTGTTTGCGTTCATCACtgtgaagaaaataatttttgaaattctaGTCATTGTTATTGGTTTCGCACTTATAGGTATATGGCATGCTTATGGCAAGATCAACATATGAGGGGATGAAGTTAGCTAATGAAAATAAGCGTCCTTTTGTACTCACCAGAGCTGGATTTATTGGTAGTCAAAGGTATGCTGCAACATGGACGGGAGATAACCTTTCAAACTGGGAGCACGTACACATGTCTATCTCCATGGTACTTCAATTGGTAAGCCTATTTTTTACCCAATGAGAAGTAGGCAAATTGACTTTGTTTTTCGCCTTTTAGTATGTTATAAGTTATGCTTTTATCTATCTCATATGTGTCCCTAGATCCTCACATCatcatttttgtaatgctttgatttttttcccttccaaggCTAAAGAGTCATTTCCTAATAGCTTCTCTTAAAGGCCATGTGTAAATGGTAACCACTTGGATTTGACCATTGCACCATatgttataaaatttattacttGGTTTTGTGTCTTTAGAGAGAGAAACTGTAGTCAGAAAAGGAAATGCTCCCTTTtacaaaatgaaattaaaagttttacttTCTCTTCTTGCAATATGGTCATTTTCTCTAATTTGAGTTTTACACTATGGATAGGGACTCAGTGGTCAGCCACTCTCTGGACCTGATATTGGTGGATTTGGTGGAAATGCAACACCCAAACTTTTTGGAAGGTGGATGGGTGTGGGTGCTATGTTTCCTTTCTGCCGTGGGCATTCTGAAAAAAGCACAAATGATCATGAGCCATGGTCTTTTGGGGAAGAGGTTGGTGACACATGCTTGCAGTTTGATACCTCTCACTTATTTCTTACTTGTGATATGAACTTGGATGTTTCATTTTGTGCACAGTCTGGAGCAATTGATATTTGCAAGAACATTGTCATCTGTTGTAACTGCTAAAAGTTTACCTTCTACATATGTTCCAGAATCGCATTACCTCTTGTTAAGATCATATGTTTTTATAGCTTTGTTGCCACCATAATTTTTCCATGTTGCTGGTTAATGTAGCTACTTTTTATGTTCCACCATCAATTTTTATTGCTTACTAACTTTAGTTCCATTAGTGTGAAGAAGTGTGCCGTCTAGCATTAAAGAGGCGCTATCGACTTCTACCACATATATacactcttttttatttggcaCACACAACAGGTATCCCGGTGGCAACTCCAACTTTCTTTGCTGGTACGTCGTACGTCGTTGTGCAGTTGAATAATCTTACTTCATTTAAGGAACTTCAGAATGTTTTTACATTCATTATGGTCACTTATTGTTTCCGTGTAAATTGCCCATGCAGATCCAAAAGATCCTGGCTTAAGGACCACTGAAAATTCCTTCCTGCTGGGTCCTCTTCTTGTCTTTTCAAGGTTCTCACTCTCCTTATTTAAAGATTCATACTAGCTTAAATGTGTTTGATTTACTTGATTTCCTCTCACACCATGTGAGCTGGGTCGTaggttttaattcaaattgtaGATTGTAGATTAATAAGGCCATAAGAGGCAACAGTGTTATTGACAGCCATTTTATCAGCGGGAAGGTTCATTAAGGGGGTAACTTGTATGCATTATACACAGTTTAGAGATCAGTTGGCCAGTGTCTTTATTAACTGTCTTGGTGATAAAATCTCTATTTCTTGCAAGATGTGCTTGAGAGACAACCATTTTGAGGGGCAGTGTTGGTAGGAGTATTTATATAATACTATATATTTGCTTGCTTGATGCCTAACATTCTTGTAAGAAAGTAGAATATGCCTATACAGTATAATAGTTCTGTATGCATTGAGGAACAATTACAATGTCATCATCTTCACTAGTCATAATTCTTTTTGGTTGTGTTTGTCTCTTGGGTGATAATTGGTAGAGCTCTTTGTAGATAGTGTTTTCTTGCAGCATCCCTATGCAATTTGTACTaatcctcttttattttctttagcaCCATTTCTGATCAGGGAATGGATAGATTGCATCCAGTGCTGCCCAAGGGAATCTGGTTgagatttgattttgatgattcaCACCCGGTATCTATTATTTTCATCTTGCTCTACTTCATCTAATTATATCTTCTTACTTACCTTTATATGTAACAGGATTTACCGACATTATATTTGCAAGGAGGATCAATAATTCCTTTGGCTCCCCCACATCAGCATGTTGGTGAAGCAAATCTGTCAGATGACTTGACACTCCTTGTAGCTTTAGATCAAAATGGTATTTCTCACGCTTGTTAGTTTTTATAAAGGGCAGGTGTTGAATTGTTTGCTCAAAGATGTGAAGTTTAATATCCTTATGATAGAAGTTTGATATATTGGACCTCATAAACTCCTAATTCCATTCACAAGCTTGCAAATTAGACCATGGAGTTATAGGGTGTTAAGCATGGTGAATTTGGATACTCTGAATAGTAACATGCCcgcccccccccaaaaaaaaagaaaaaaaaagaagagtatcAATTGCAATTAGCATGCCAGTATTAGGAATTGGGTAAGTTCGGGGAAACTATCATTTTCCCCTAAGTGTTCCCACAACCCGCATTATACTAATGCAATCATCATCACTTTTAACTGATGAGACATTTTTTTAAGCCTGTCCTACTGTTTTGTGAAGCAAAACGTTGGTTGATAAAAGGTACCTTCTGGTTCTTTACATGTGTGCACATGTATTGGTGGGAGAATGTATGTTGATGGATTGGTTTGACCTGGTTGCATTACATTTCTGCATTTGTAGGGCATGCTGAAGGATTACTATTTGAAGATGAAGGTGATGGGTATGAATTCACCAGAGGTGGATATCTGTTGACACGTTATGTCGCCGAACTTCAATCTTCAGCTGTTACTGTCAGAGTTTCCCAAATGGAAGGATCATGGAAGAGGCCCAGACGCCGTCTGCGTGTGCAGTTATTGCTTGGTGGAGGTGCAATGGTATGTCTTCTGTTGTCAATGAACATTGTTAGGGCATACTTGGAGTTCACTGTAAACTACCACTGgtgaaacatatttttaaaatgtttattaatctttttatccTTGAGCAGCTTGACTCATGGGGCATAGATGGAGATGTCCTGAAAATCAATATGCCCACAGAAGTTGAAGTTTCTACACTGGTGTCCACCAGTGAGAAACAATACAGGACCCGGTTAGGTATTGGTACTTCTTTTTGGTTGTCAATATCCTCTATTTTCCgcctttttgtaattttttaaacattggttttaaattttttttaaaacatataggCTCATAATTCTTGTTGGTTGAAaactcatcattttcttctttagtTTAGTCTCCATTTTGATTTTCGTGAAGAGAATATTTACTTTTCTCAGGGCATATGCATTCAATATGTGGGCCAGAATAGAATATTCTCCTTTCGTCTTGTTTCTTCTTGAAATTTCACTTGCACATCTTCGTTTTAGTATGTCTCATTCATTCTCACAACTGTAGTTGTGTTCCTTTGGTAATCATATTTAGATGGCTATGATGCCCTCCAAGGATAGGGCTTTCTGTGTGTTTAAAGGTTTTCAAAAGGATAGACACTAATTGGCTTATTGTAGTTGAGGAGGCTGCTTGTGGTTTTCTAACTCTGCCTTTGTGTTATTGCTAGAGTTCGTGGACTTTTTTCCTTTATGGTGGTTGAGATGCAGGAATGATGGAAATCATTTCTTGTCTTCCTTGCAGTCTTTTTACGAATAtttaatgtatatattttaGGTAGATAGGTTTGTCATTCCACCCTTTTGAAGGCATCACATAGTTCTTTCCAAATGCTactttttaggttttattttttattttcaaatcagtTTGTGTCCTCAATAACTTCTCAAATGCAGAATGTGCCAAGCTTATTCCAGAGTTGGAAGAGGTTTCTGGACCCAACGGAGCAGTGGAGCTTTCAAAAGTCCCTGTTGAATTGAAAAACGGTGATTGGATTGCTAAAGTAGTTCCCTGGATTGGAGGCAGAATTATTTCCATGGAGCACCTTCCTTCGGGTAATGCTTACAACCCAGCaaaacttttctttcttcttctttttttttttttaacctggcCAAGGTAATTTGAAGTTCTTGAGAGCAGAGGTTCACCTAATATGATCCAAAAACTCACTATCTCCTTTTATTGGCAATGATTGAAGGAACACAGTGGCTTCATAGCAGGGTTGAGATTGATGGATATGAAGAGTATAGTGGTACTGAGTACCGGTCAGCAGGATGTTCTGAAGAATATAGTGTCATTGAGTAAGTTGCTGACTTGTTTGACTAATTTCATTGTAGTTTTTGATCTTTGGGAACATAAATGATTCCAATGTAATTCCTTTCTGATACAAAGCCCAATTCTTTCTTATGACTGAATATTCAAGTAGTGCAGGGTAGAGAAAAAGAGTGAGTTATTAACTCATATAACTTCCTTgagaatttgttttgttttcggAATATTAATTGCCATACAATCaactatatcaaaaaaaaaataaaaataaatagataaatttcTATTCTTGTCGCGTGGATCGAATTTATGGAGTTTCCCTATTTCAATATGGATAGTTTGACCTTACTGAGGCACTTTTTGGGGACCTCTTGTTTCCTT from the Populus nigra chromosome 1, ddPopNigr1.1, whole genome shotgun sequence genome contains:
- the LOC133675697 gene encoding uncharacterized protein LOC133675697 isoform X2, encoding MSKMADHDQAKVVAADVVSGDMIFQPILEDGIFRFDCSAEARAASYPSLSFIRSKDRDTPIMSHSVPSYTPTYECVSGKQIVKFEFPDGTTFYGTGEVSGQLERTGKRVFTWNTDAWGYGPGTTSLYQSHPWVLAVLPNGEALGVLADTTLRCEIDLRKESIIQFIAPSSYPVVTFGLFASPTDVLKSLSHAIGTVFMPPKWSLGYQQCRWSYDSDERVREIARTFREKGIPCDVIWMDIDYMDGFRCFTFDQERFRDPQSLVKDLHDDGFKAIWMLDPGIKKEEGYLIYDSGSENDAWIKKADGEPFVGEVWPGPCVFPDFTQSKVRAWWALLVKDFTSNGVDGIWNDMNEPAVFKTVTKTMPESNLHLGDEEIGGCQNHSHYHNVYGMLMARSTYEGMKLANENKRPFVLTRAGFIGSQRYAATWTGDNLSNWEHVHMSISMVLQLGLSGQPLSGPDIGGFGGNATPKLFGRWMGVGAMFPFCRGHSEKSTNDHEPWSFGEECEEVCRLALKRRYRLLPHIYTLFYLAHTTGIPVATPTFFADPKDPGLRTTENSFLLGPLLVFSSTISDQGMDRLHPVLPKGIWLRFDFDDSHPDLPTLYLQGGSIIPLAPPHQHVGEANLSDDLTLLVALDQNGHAEGLLFEDEGDGYEFTRGGYLLTRYVAELQSSAVTVRVSQMEGSWKRPRRRLRVQLLLGGGAMLDSWGIDGDVLKINMPTEVEVSTLVSTSEKQYRTRLECAKLIPELEEVSGPNGAVELSKVPVELKNGDWIAKVVPWIGGRIISMEHLPSGTQWLHSRVEIDGYEEYSGTEYRSAGCSEEYSVIERDLEHAEEEESLILEGNIGGGLVLQRQISILKDNPKILQIDSGIIARSVGAGSGGFSRLVCLRVHPTFTLLHPTETFVSFTSIDGSKHEIWPESGDQFYQENLLPNGEWMLVDQCQGLALVNRFNINEVFKCYIHWGTGTVNLELWSEDRPVSKQSPLTVSHGYEVRGIS
- the LOC133675697 gene encoding uncharacterized protein LOC133675697 isoform X1 — protein: METVLVGSSGQQRGLTPTISKLRHHHKLPPPHSLFPTSTTTCTSAVTFASRKRRLNKKLSCRGLMSKMADHDQAKVVAADVVSGDMIFQPILEDGIFRFDCSAEARAASYPSLSFIRSKDRDTPIMSHSVPSYTPTYECVSGKQIVKFEFPDGTTFYGTGEVSGQLERTGKRVFTWNTDAWGYGPGTTSLYQSHPWVLAVLPNGEALGVLADTTLRCEIDLRKESIIQFIAPSSYPVVTFGLFASPTDVLKSLSHAIGTVFMPPKWSLGYQQCRWSYDSDERVREIARTFREKGIPCDVIWMDIDYMDGFRCFTFDQERFRDPQSLVKDLHDDGFKAIWMLDPGIKKEEGYLIYDSGSENDAWIKKADGEPFVGEVWPGPCVFPDFTQSKVRAWWALLVKDFTSNGVDGIWNDMNEPAVFKTVTKTMPESNLHLGDEEIGGCQNHSHYHNVYGMLMARSTYEGMKLANENKRPFVLTRAGFIGSQRYAATWTGDNLSNWEHVHMSISMVLQLGLSGQPLSGPDIGGFGGNATPKLFGRWMGVGAMFPFCRGHSEKSTNDHEPWSFGEECEEVCRLALKRRYRLLPHIYTLFYLAHTTGIPVATPTFFADPKDPGLRTTENSFLLGPLLVFSSTISDQGMDRLHPVLPKGIWLRFDFDDSHPDLPTLYLQGGSIIPLAPPHQHVGEANLSDDLTLLVALDQNGHAEGLLFEDEGDGYEFTRGGYLLTRYVAELQSSAVTVRVSQMEGSWKRPRRRLRVQLLLGGGAMLDSWGIDGDVLKINMPTEVEVSTLVSTSEKQYRTRLECAKLIPELEEVSGPNGAVELSKVPVELKNGDWIAKVVPWIGGRIISMEHLPSGTQWLHSRVEIDGYEEYSGTEYRSAGCSEEYSVIERDLEHAEEEESLILEGNIGGGLVLQRQISILKDNPKILQIDSGIIARSVGAGSGGFSRLVCLRVHPTFTLLHPTETFVSFTSIDGSKHEIWPESGDQFYQENLLPNGEWMLVDQCQGLALVNRFNINEVFKCYIHWGTGTVNLELWSEDRPVSKQSPLTVSHGYEVRGIS